A region from the Mucilaginibacter sp. CSA2-8R genome encodes:
- the rplL gene encoding 50S ribosomal protein L7/L12, giving the protein MADLKSFAEQLVNLTVKEVNELAQILKDEYGIEPAAAAVAVAAPAGGGDAPAAAVEQTAFDVILKEAGGQKLAVVKLVKDLTGLGLKEAKDLVDGAPKEVKTGVTKEEAESLKKSLEEAGAVVEVK; this is encoded by the coding sequence ATGGCAGATTTAAAATCGTTTGCTGAACAGTTAGTAAACTTAACAGTAAAAGAAGTTAACGAATTAGCTCAGATCTTAAAAGACGAGTATGGTATTGAGCCTGCTGCTGCAGCTGTAGCTGTTGCTGCTCCTGCTGGTGGTGGTGATGCACCTGCTGCGGCTGTTGAGCAAACTGCATTTGACGTTATCTTAAAAGAAGCTGGCGGTCAGAAATTAGCAGTTGTTAAATTAGTAAAAGATTTAACTGGCTTAGGCTTAAAAGAAGCAAAAGACTTAGTTGACGGTGCACCAAAAGAAGTTAAAACTGGTGTAACTAAAGAAGAAGCTGAATCTTTGAAAAAATCGTTAGAAGAAGCTGGAGCAGTAGTTGAAGTTAAGTAA
- the rplJ gene encoding 50S ribosomal protein L10, whose translation MNKEEKYELVEALTEQIKEYGNFYITDTADLTVAKVNDIRRKCFDANITMQVAKNSLIKKALEAADGDFAPLYDTLKGTSTILFSKSAKAPAQLIKDLRKKGDKPVLKSAYVYSAAFVGDSQLDALLTLKSKEELVGEIIGLLQSPAKNVLSALQSGGTTIAGLVKTLQEREG comes from the coding sequence ATGAATAAAGAAGAAAAATACGAACTGGTTGAAGCTCTAACCGAGCAGATCAAAGAGTATGGTAATTTCTATATTACTGATACTGCAGATTTAACTGTTGCTAAAGTAAACGACATTCGTCGCAAATGCTTCGATGCCAATATTACAATGCAGGTAGCAAAAAACAGCTTGATCAAAAAAGCTTTAGAAGCTGCCGACGGTGATTTCGCTCCTTTGTACGATACATTAAAAGGCACATCAACTATATTGTTCTCAAAATCAGCTAAAGCTCCGGCTCAGTTGATAAAGGATTTACGCAAAAAAGGCGACAAGCCTGTTTTAAAAAGCGCTTACGTTTACTCGGCTGCCTTTGTTGGCGATAGCCAGTTAGACGCGTTGCTGACGCTTAAATCGAAAGAAGAATTGGTTGGCGAAATTATTGGCTTACTGCAATCTCCTGCTAAAAATGTACTTTCTGCTCTGCAATCAGGCGGAACTACTATCGCAGGTTTGGTTAAAACATTACAAGAAAGAGAAGGTTAA
- the rplA gene encoding 50S ribosomal protein L1 translates to MARLTKNQKAVLSKIEANKAYSLQDATNLVKEITTTKFDASVDIDVRLGVDPRKANQMVRGIATLPHGTGKTVRVLVLCTPDKEQEAKDAGADYVGLDDYIAKIEGGWTDVDIIITMPSVMAKVGRLGRILGPRNLMPNPKSGTVTPEVGKAVTEVKAGKIDFKVDKTGIIHASIGKVSFPADKIYENALEVLQTISKLKPSAAKGTYFKSIHVSSTMSPGIEVETKTVTGI, encoded by the coding sequence GTGGCTAGATTAACAAAAAATCAAAAAGCAGTACTATCAAAAATTGAGGCTAACAAAGCATACTCCTTGCAGGATGCCACTAACTTAGTTAAAGAAATAACTACAACTAAGTTTGACGCATCTGTTGACATTGACGTACGTTTAGGTGTTGACCCACGTAAAGCCAATCAAATGGTGCGTGGTATAGCAACCTTACCTCATGGAACCGGTAAAACTGTGCGCGTTTTGGTGCTTTGTACTCCTGACAAGGAGCAAGAGGCAAAAGACGCCGGTGCAGATTATGTAGGTTTGGATGATTATATTGCTAAAATAGAAGGCGGATGGACTGATGTTGACATTATCATCACTATGCCAAGCGTAATGGCTAAGGTAGGACGTTTAGGCCGTATTTTAGGTCCGCGTAACCTTATGCCAAACCCTAAATCAGGTACTGTAACTCCAGAAGTGGGTAAAGCAGTAACTGAGGTTAAAGCTGGTAAAATCGATTTTAAAGTTGACAAAACCGGTATCATCCATGCCTCAATAGGAAAAGTATCTTTCCCTGCCGACAAAATTTATGAAAATGCTTTGGAAGTTTTGCAAACCATTTCAAAATTAAAACCGTCAGCAGCTAAGGGCACATATTTTAAGAGCATTCATGTTTCTTCAACTATGTCGCCAGGAATTGAAGTTGAAACCAAAACAGTAACAGGCATTTAA
- the rplK gene encoding 50S ribosomal protein L11, whose protein sequence is MAKEVGALVKLQVKGGAANPSPPIGPALGAKGVNIMEFCKQFNARTQDKPGKVLPVVITVYTDKSFDFIIKTPPVAIQLLEASGLKGGSAEPNRKKVANVNWEQVEAIAKDKMPDLNAFTVESAMKMVAGTARSMGITVSGTAPWN, encoded by the coding sequence ATGGCAAAAGAAGTCGGTGCGTTAGTAAAACTACAAGTTAAGGGTGGCGCTGCAAATCCATCACCTCCAATTGGGCCTGCATTGGGTGCGAAAGGTGTGAACATTATGGAATTTTGCAAGCAATTCAATGCACGTACTCAGGATAAACCTGGTAAAGTGTTGCCGGTAGTAATTACTGTGTATACCGATAAGTCATTCGATTTTATCATTAAAACTCCTCCGGTTGCTATACAGCTGTTGGAGGCTTCTGGCTTAAAAGGCGGTTCGGCTGAGCCTAACCGTAAAAAAGTTGCCAATGTAAATTGGGAGCAAGTTGAAGCCATTGCTAAAGATAAAATGCCTGACTTAAACGCATTCACAGTAGAATCGGCCATGAAAATGGTGGCTGGTACTGCTCGCAGCATGGGTATTACCGTTTCTGGTACAGCACCCTGGAATTAA
- the nusG gene encoding transcription termination/antitermination protein NusG: MSDQLKWYVVRAVSGKEKKVKQYIDAEVNRLGISHLIPQVLIPTEKYYQMRDGKKIAKERNYFPGYVMMEAALDGELEHIIKNINSVIGFLGDKAGNAIPLRQAEVNRILGKVDEMAAQGETVAVPYYVGENVKVMDGPFNGFSGVIEEVNEEKKKLKVMVKIFGRRTPLELNYMQVEKE, encoded by the coding sequence ATGAGTGATCAGTTAAAATGGTATGTAGTTAGAGCCGTAAGCGGTAAAGAAAAAAAAGTAAAGCAGTATATTGATGCTGAGGTAAACCGCTTAGGCATTTCGCACCTTATTCCACAGGTATTAATTCCAACAGAAAAGTATTATCAAATGCGCGATGGCAAGAAGATTGCCAAAGAGCGTAATTATTTCCCTGGATACGTGATGATGGAAGCAGCTCTTGACGGAGAGCTTGAGCATATCATCAAAAACATCAACAGTGTTATAGGTTTTTTAGGAGATAAAGCAGGTAATGCGATCCCTTTGCGGCAGGCAGAAGTTAACCGTATATTAGGTAAGGTCGACGAGATGGCAGCGCAAGGCGAAACGGTTGCAGTTCCTTATTACGTAGGCGAAAATGTTAAAGTAATGGACGGTCCGTTCAACGGCTTTAGTGGTGTAATTGAAGAGGTAAATGAGGAGAAGAAGAAGCTGAAAGTGATGGTGAAAATCTTCGGCCGCCGAACTCCTTTAGAGTTAAACTACATGCAGGTAGAAAAAGAATAA
- the secE gene encoding preprotein translocase subunit SecE codes for MSAVTEYIKESYIELTEKVTWPTWRELQSSAVLVLVAAIMIALVIFGMDQVIGYVLRQFYSSLA; via the coding sequence ATGTCAGCAGTAACTGAATATATCAAAGAATCTTATATTGAGCTAACCGAAAAGGTAACCTGGCCTACCTGGCGCGAGCTTCAAAGCAGCGCGGTGTTGGTGCTGGTGGCTGCAATTATGATTGCTCTGGTTATTTTTGGTATGGATCAGGTTATCGGTTACGTTTTAAGACAGTTTTACAGTTCACTTGCCTAA
- the tuf gene encoding elongation factor Tu: MAKEKFDRSKPHLNIGTIGHVDHGKTTLTAAITKVLADAGLSEARSFDSIDSAPEEKERGITINTAHVEYSTANRHYAHVDCPGHADYVKNMVTGAAQMDGAILVVAATDGPMPQTREHILLARQVGVPALTVFMNKVDMVDDPELLELVEMEIRELLSFYDFPGDDIPVIQGSALGGLNGEPKWVEKIMDLMNAVDNYIPIPPRLTDLPFLMPVEDVFSITGRGTVATGRIERGVINSGEQVDILGMGAENLKSTVTGVEMFRKILDRGEAGDNVGLLLRGIEKTDIRRGMVICKPGSVTPHTDFKAEVYVLSKAEGGRHTPFFNKYRPQFYFRTTDVTGEISLAEGVEMVMPGDNVTITVSLINAIAMEKGLRFAIREGGRTVGAGQVTEILK, translated from the coding sequence ATGGCAAAAGAAAAGTTTGACCGCAGTAAGCCGCACTTAAACATCGGTACTATCGGTCACGTTGACCACGGTAAAACAACACTTACCGCCGCTATTACAAAAGTATTAGCTGATGCAGGTTTATCTGAAGCTCGTTCTTTCGATTCTATCGACTCTGCTCCAGAAGAAAAAGAACGTGGTATCACCATCAATACTGCACACGTTGAATACTCGACTGCAAACCGTCACTATGCACACGTTGACTGTCCAGGTCACGCCGATTATGTGAAAAACATGGTTACTGGTGCTGCTCAAATGGACGGTGCAATCTTAGTGGTTGCTGCTACAGACGGCCCAATGCCTCAAACTCGTGAGCACATCTTGTTAGCTCGTCAGGTAGGTGTACCAGCGTTAACTGTTTTCATGAACAAAGTTGACATGGTTGACGATCCTGAGTTATTAGAGCTTGTTGAGATGGAAATCCGTGAGTTATTATCATTCTATGACTTCCCTGGTGATGACATCCCGGTAATTCAAGGTTCTGCCTTAGGTGGTTTGAACGGCGAGCCGAAATGGGTTGAAAAAATTATGGATTTGATGAATGCTGTTGATAACTACATTCCAATTCCTCCACGTTTAACTGACCTTCCTTTCCTAATGCCAGTTGAGGACGTATTCTCAATCACCGGTCGTGGTACTGTTGCTACAGGCCGTATTGAGCGTGGTGTTATCAACTCTGGTGAGCAAGTAGATATCCTGGGTATGGGTGCTGAGAACTTAAAATCAACCGTTACTGGTGTTGAGATGTTCCGCAAAATCCTTGACCGTGGTGAAGCTGGTGACAACGTAGGTTTATTGTTACGTGGTATTGAGAAAACCGATATCCGTCGTGGTATGGTTATCTGTAAACCAGGTTCAGTAACTCCTCACACCGATTTCAAAGCAGAGGTTTACGTATTATCAAAAGCAGAAGGTGGCCGTCACACTCCATTCTTCAACAAATACCGTCCGCAGTTTTACTTCCGTACCACTGACGTAACTGGTGAGATTTCGTTAGCAGAAGGCGTAGAAATGGTTATGCCTGGTGATAACGTTACTATCACAGTATCTTTAATCAACGCTATCGCGATGGAAAAAGGTTTACGTTTCGCTATCCGCGAAGGTGGTCGTACAGTAGGTGCAGGTCAGGTAACTGAAATCTTAAAATAA
- a CDS encoding HPF/RaiA family ribosome-associated protein, with amino-acid sequence MKITVHAIHFSADKKLIDFIQKKANKLEQFSDSITSGDVFLRLENTGEEANKITELRLLIKGNQLFASHQCKTFEEGADLAVESLRKQIQKHKQKQNAITDAARKVETGALEEDEY; translated from the coding sequence ATGAAAATTACTGTTCATGCGATTCATTTCAGTGCAGACAAGAAGTTAATAGACTTTATTCAGAAAAAAGCCAATAAACTGGAACAGTTTAGCGATAGTATTACAAGTGGTGACGTTTTTTTGCGATTAGAAAACACAGGCGAGGAAGCCAACAAAATAACGGAGTTAAGACTGCTCATTAAGGGTAATCAGCTATTTGCAAGTCATCAGTGCAAAACCTTTGAAGAGGGTGCCGACCTGGCTGTTGAAAGCCTGCGTAAGCAAATACAGAAGCATAAGCAGAAGCAAAACGCAATAACCGATGCAGCCCGAAAAGTTGAAACCGGTGCGTTAGAAGAGGATGAATACTGA
- a CDS encoding tyrosine-type recombinase/integrase, translating to MQIVFMFLEQFISYIKYEKRYSPHTVTAYESDLTQFYAFLNDPEITVNHPAEVTHQHIRSWMVSLMDQQLTARSINRKVATLRKYFRFLLQGQHIAAMPTARIQTPKIARQLPVVVEEDRLSRLLDNEEVFAPDFAGQRDKLVVEFLFGTGIRLAELLGITDADLNVQENVVKVLGKRNKQRIVPINKELSNLLQHYLGLRKNEIFGNKSLKLIVTNTGADAYPKMIYLIVQKYLTHISTQQKRSPHVLRHTFATSLLNKGADLNAIKDLLGHASLNATQVYTHNSVERLKSIYKQAHPKAN from the coding sequence GTGCAAATAGTTTTTATGTTTTTAGAGCAGTTTATATCCTACATCAAATACGAAAAGCGGTACTCGCCGCATACCGTTACTGCTTACGAGTCTGACCTGACTCAATTCTACGCTTTCCTGAACGACCCTGAAATTACAGTAAATCATCCTGCTGAGGTTACTCATCAACACATCCGTAGTTGGATGGTGTCATTGATGGATCAGCAATTAACTGCCCGGTCTATAAACCGCAAAGTGGCTACACTACGCAAGTACTTTAGGTTTTTGTTACAAGGGCAGCATATAGCCGCAATGCCTACGGCGCGTATACAAACGCCGAAAATTGCCAGACAGCTGCCGGTAGTGGTAGAAGAAGATAGATTATCAAGATTGCTGGATAATGAAGAAGTTTTTGCTCCCGACTTTGCCGGCCAGCGCGATAAGCTGGTGGTAGAGTTTTTGTTTGGTACCGGTATACGGCTGGCCGAATTATTAGGCATCACCGATGCCGACCTAAATGTGCAGGAAAATGTAGTTAAAGTGCTGGGTAAGCGCAACAAACAACGCATTGTACCAATAAACAAAGAGCTAAGTAACCTGCTGCAACATTACCTTGGATTAAGAAAAAATGAAATTTTTGGTAACAAATCGTTAAAGTTGATCGTTACCAATACAGGAGCCGATGCTTATCCTAAGATGATATACTTGATAGTGCAGAAATATTTAACACATATCTCAACCCAGCAAAAACGAAGCCCGCATGTGCTGCGGCATACTTTTGCTACCAGCCTGCTTAATAAGGGAGCCGACCTTAATGCTATTAAAGACCTGTTGGGGCACGCCAGCCTAAACGCCACGCAAGTATACACTCATAATTCTGTTGAACGACTTAAATCTATTTATAAACAAGCCCATCCAAAGGCAAATTAA
- the rpsU gene encoding 30S ribosomal protein S21 yields the protein MIIINVKDGESLDKALKRFKKKFEKTGVLRELRSRQAYEKKSVTRRNVVKHAIYKQGMNIETV from the coding sequence ATGATTATTATTAATGTAAAAGACGGCGAATCATTAGATAAAGCCCTTAAACGTTTCAAAAAGAAATTTGAGAAAACCGGTGTTTTACGCGAACTGCGTAGTCGCCAGGCTTACGAGAAAAAATCAGTTACCCGCAGAAATGTGGTTAAGCACGCCATCTACAAACAAGGCATGAACATAGAGACTGTGTAA
- a CDS encoding cryptochrome/photolyase family protein translates to MAKTLRLILGDQLNIKHSWFKELQPDVTYILLEVMQEQEYVMHHVQKILAFFGAMRNFAYQLSKLGHKVIYVKLDDENNKQDFAENLNRVIKKEHITRFEYLLPDEYRLDEQLKEICKSLHIETGSADTEHFLTERMAVKNFFGKKTRYLMESFYRNMREKLHVLMDDDEPEGGRWNFDADNRKKYDGKVPLVPPVVFNHDVTPLKKMIDAANIKYFGEVDAEHFGWPLSRQEALSALKYFCEHLLPNFGTYEDAMLQQHISLFHSRMSFAMNVKLVSPFEVVSTVLKYYNKNSKLISLAQVEGYIRQIVGWREFMRGVYWAQMPDYQEKNFFKHHTEIPHWFWDGKTQMNCLKHCIGQSLTDAWAHHIQRLMVIGNFCMLAGINPDDVDAWYLGVYIDAIQWVEITNTRGMSQYADGGIIGSKPYAASAAYINKMSDYCKNCHYDYKKKYGERACPYNSLYWNFYERNAEKLQGNPRIGMAYMTLKKMKPDEKQKIMEQAELYLDDLNKL, encoded by the coding sequence ATGGCCAAAACCCTCCGCCTCATCCTAGGCGATCAACTCAATATAAAACATAGCTGGTTTAAAGAATTACAACCCGATGTAACTTACATCCTGTTAGAGGTAATGCAAGAGCAGGAGTACGTAATGCACCACGTGCAAAAGATACTCGCTTTTTTCGGTGCTATGCGCAATTTTGCCTATCAGCTTTCTAAATTAGGCCACAAGGTGATTTACGTAAAGCTTGATGACGAAAATAATAAGCAAGACTTTGCCGAAAACTTAAACCGGGTTATCAAGAAAGAACACATCACCCGTTTTGAATACCTGCTGCCCGATGAATACCGCCTGGACGAGCAGTTAAAGGAAATATGCAAGAGTTTGCATATTGAAACCGGCAGTGCCGACACCGAGCACTTTCTGACCGAACGGATGGCCGTTAAAAATTTTTTTGGTAAAAAGACGCGTTACCTGATGGAAAGCTTTTACCGCAACATGCGCGAAAAACTGCATGTGCTGATGGACGATGACGAGCCCGAAGGAGGGAGGTGGAACTTTGATGCCGATAACCGCAAAAAATACGACGGCAAGGTGCCACTGGTGCCACCGGTGGTGTTTAACCATGATGTTACGCCGTTAAAAAAAATGATTGATGCGGCCAACATAAAATATTTTGGAGAGGTAGATGCCGAGCATTTCGGTTGGCCGCTTTCGCGGCAAGAAGCTTTGAGTGCTTTGAAATACTTTTGCGAGCATTTGCTGCCCAACTTTGGTACTTATGAGGATGCCATGTTGCAGCAACACATCAGCCTGTTTCATTCGCGGATGTCTTTTGCCATGAATGTGAAGCTGGTTTCGCCGTTTGAGGTGGTAAGCACGGTATTAAAATATTATAACAAGAATTCTAAACTGATATCGCTGGCACAAGTTGAAGGTTATATCAGGCAAATTGTGGGCTGGCGCGAGTTTATGCGCGGCGTTTACTGGGCACAGATGCCCGATTATCAGGAGAAGAACTTCTTTAAGCATCATACCGAAATACCTCACTGGTTTTGGGATGGCAAAACGCAAATGAACTGCTTAAAGCACTGTATCGGGCAGTCGCTTACCGACGCCTGGGCGCATCACATACAGCGTTTAATGGTAATTGGTAACTTTTGCATGCTGGCAGGTATCAATCCGGATGATGTAGATGCCTGGTATTTAGGTGTTTATATAGATGCTATACAATGGGTAGAAATTACCAATACAAGGGGTATGAGCCAGTATGCTGACGGAGGAATTATAGGATCTAAGCCATATGCCGCGTCAGCCGCATACATCAATAAAATGAGCGATTACTGCAAAAATTGTCATTATGATTATAAGAAAAAGTATGGCGAACGTGCCTGTCCGTATAATAGCCTGTATTGGAACTTTTACGAGCGTAACGCTGAAAAGCTGCAAGGCAATCCGCGTATAGGAATGGCTTATATGACGCTCAAGAAAATGAAACCCGACGAAAAGCAGAAGATTATGGAACAGGCCGAGCTTTACCTTGATGATTTGAACAAACTGTAA
- a CDS encoding DASH family cryptochrome, translating to MSEKIILVWFRNDLRVHDNEILLEATRKADKILPVYCFDPHYFTKTKSGYKTGNIRARFLLQSVANLREKLQALGGDLLIVYGNPAEQIPQLAEQYQVSEVYHHREVAFEETNISEEIEAALWKMKLNLKHFIGHTLYHKEDLPFPIKDIPDSFNTFKKKVERDSSVRPCLTIPKHIATPVIADAGELPTLEQLGLTEPVPDPRASFKFEGGETTGLQQLENYFAVNAIAAGGKANRNAASSKLSAWLALGCVSPRQVYWEIINHGQSAHNHPLMLELLWRDYFRFMFKKYSRRFFEAEGFKTEAPELATNQEELFEQWKTGNTGLPFIDASMHELNATGFISNVSRQAVSAYLVKTLKVNWTWGARWFEEKLIDYSPASNWGNWAYIAGVGNDPRENRYFSPKNLADLDPKGEYAKLWLTEENVA from the coding sequence ATGAGTGAAAAAATAATACTGGTGTGGTTTAGAAACGACTTGCGGGTGCATGACAATGAAATATTGTTAGAAGCTACCCGAAAGGCCGATAAAATACTGCCGGTTTATTGTTTTGATCCTCATTATTTTACAAAAACAAAGTCGGGCTATAAAACAGGCAATATACGTGCCCGCTTTTTACTGCAAAGCGTAGCTAATCTGCGCGAAAAACTGCAGGCATTAGGCGGCGATTTGTTAATTGTTTATGGCAACCCGGCAGAGCAGATACCGCAACTGGCTGAGCAATACCAGGTAAGCGAAGTTTACCATCACCGTGAGGTAGCTTTTGAAGAAACAAATATTTCTGAAGAGATAGAGGCTGCTTTATGGAAGATGAAACTCAACCTTAAACACTTCATCGGCCATACACTTTACCATAAAGAAGATCTACCTTTTCCAATAAAAGATATTCCGGATAGTTTTAATACCTTTAAAAAGAAAGTAGAGCGCGACAGCAGTGTACGCCCATGTCTTACTATTCCGAAGCATATTGCAACCCCGGTGATTGCTGATGCAGGCGAGTTGCCTACTTTAGAACAGCTAGGCTTAACCGAACCGGTGCCTGACCCTCGGGCATCATTTAAATTTGAGGGTGGCGAAACAACCGGTTTGCAGCAACTCGAAAACTATTTTGCGGTTAATGCCATTGCTGCCGGTGGTAAAGCCAATCGCAATGCAGCTTCTTCTAAGCTTTCGGCCTGGCTGGCCTTGGGTTGTGTATCTCCGCGGCAGGTATATTGGGAAATCATTAATCATGGCCAAAGTGCGCATAATCATCCGCTGATGCTGGAGCTTTTATGGCGCGACTACTTTAGGTTTATGTTTAAAAAATATAGCCGCAGGTTTTTTGAGGCAGAAGGCTTTAAAACTGAAGCACCCGAACTGGCTACTAACCAGGAAGAGCTTTTTGAGCAATGGAAAACCGGTAACACCGGCCTGCCGTTTATTGACGCCAGTATGCATGAGCTTAATGCCACCGGCTTTATCAGTAATGTTAGCCGTCAGGCAGTATCAGCCTATCTGGTTAAAACATTAAAGGTGAACTGGACATGGGGGGCTCGCTGGTTTGAAGAAAAACTGATCGATTATTCGCCGGCCAGTAATTGGGGCAACTGGGCCTACATTGCGGGCGTGGGCAATGATCCGCGAGAAAACCGTTACTTTAGTCCTAAAAATCTGGCCGACCTTGATCCTAAAGGTGAATACGCCAAGCTATGGCTTACCGAAGAGAACGTTGCATAG
- a CDS encoding DUF2256 domain-containing protein, with amino-acid sequence MSALKRVLKENLPEKVCEVCKRPFSWRKKWEKCWDDVKYCSERCRRNK; translated from the coding sequence ATGTCTGCCCTTAAAAGAGTATTAAAAGAAAACCTGCCCGAAAAGGTATGTGAAGTGTGTAAGCGACCCTTTAGCTGGCGCAAGAAATGGGAAAAATGTTGGGACGATGTCAAATACTGTAGTGAAAGGTGCCGGAGAAATAAATAA
- a CDS encoding TetR family transcriptional regulator C-terminal domain-containing protein, whose protein sequence is MATTESIQTAYIDYVLTEGHEPKSVYLFAKNNDMTEEEFYRFFGSFEAIEQSVWADIVRKTVTEIKTQEVWAQYSAREKALSFFYSFFELLKGSRSFAVYSFKKHARPIGTPRVLDSLKNIFEGFADAILRDGLETGELTDRKFFTNKYKDALWMQFNFILKFWIGDNSAGFERTDEAIEKGVNVTFDLFQRSPIDNLFDYGKFLVQNGGFKEKMRF, encoded by the coding sequence ATGGCTACTACCGAAAGTATTCAAACTGCTTATATTGATTATGTGCTAACCGAAGGACATGAGCCTAAGTCGGTATATCTCTTTGCAAAAAATAACGATATGACTGAAGAAGAATTTTACCGCTTTTTTGGATCATTTGAAGCTATTGAACAATCTGTTTGGGCAGATATTGTCCGCAAAACTGTTACCGAAATTAAAACACAGGAAGTTTGGGCGCAATACTCAGCACGCGAAAAGGCACTGTCATTTTTTTATAGCTTTTTTGAGCTGTTAAAAGGCAGCCGCAGCTTTGCTGTTTATAGCTTTAAAAAACATGCAAGGCCTATTGGTACGCCCCGCGTATTAGATAGTTTAAAAAACATTTTCGAGGGTTTTGCTGATGCCATACTGCGCGACGGTTTGGAAACCGGCGAGTTAACCGACCGTAAGTTTTTCACTAACAAATATAAAGACGCCCTTTGGATGCAGTTTAACTTTATTTTAAAGTTTTGGATTGGCGATAATTCTGCCGGCTTTGAAAGAACCGACGAGGCTATTGAAAAAGGGGTAAACGTAACTTTCGATTTATTTCAACGTTCGCCAATTGATAACCTTTTTGACTATGGCAAGTTTTTAGTACAAAACGGTGGCTTTAAAGAAAAAATGAGATTTTAA
- a CDS encoding HAD family phosphatase, whose amino-acid sequence MIKYAAIFDMDGTLVDNNPYHYQAWKELFDQYNRIEVTPDLFNEKISGVPGMVTMRNFFGDDYDEEQMKAIFQEKTIRYREIYEPSMAPISGLERLLQELKNAGVKLAVASSATTSNIDFVLNNLSMKSMFDVIVDGLRVSKPKPNPQIFLKAADDLGIKPEHCIVFEDSLSGIKAANAAGMKVIGITTSHTADELQPVDRVINDYAEITEQELAALFEKEKHE is encoded by the coding sequence ATGATTAAATACGCTGCTATTTTTGATATGGATGGCACTTTGGTGGATAACAATCCATACCATTATCAAGCCTGGAAAGAACTTTTTGATCAATACAACCGCATAGAAGTAACGCCCGATTTATTCAACGAAAAAATTAGCGGCGTACCGGGTATGGTTACTATGCGAAACTTTTTCGGCGACGATTATGACGAAGAGCAGATGAAGGCCATATTTCAGGAAAAAACAATACGCTACCGGGAAATTTATGAGCCTAGCATGGCGCCTATAAGCGGATTAGAACGCCTGTTACAGGAATTAAAAAATGCAGGTGTAAAATTGGCGGTGGCGTCATCGGCCACTACATCAAATATTGACTTTGTGCTGAACAACCTTTCCATGAAATCAATGTTTGATGTCATTGTAGACGGACTGCGGGTAAGCAAGCCGAAACCTAATCCGCAAATATTTTTAAAGGCAGCTGATGATCTGGGCATAAAGCCGGAGCATTGCATTGTATTTGAGGATTCGCTTTCGGGTATTAAAGCAGCAAACGCTGCAGGCATGAAAGTTATTGGTATTACTACGTCGCATACGGCAGATGAACTACAACCGGTTGACCGGGTAATTAATGACTATGCTGAGATTACCGAACAGGAATTAGCAGCGCTATTTGAGAAAGAAAAACATGAGTGA